The Pongo abelii isolate AG06213 chromosome 3, NHGRI_mPonAbe1-v2.0_pri, whole genome shotgun sequence DNA window aATTACCATTCATAGTTTCTCAATAACTTCCTGGGttgtctctctgtctcctatTTCTATGACTTTACCTGTCCTTTGTAATATTACAGGGTTATTTCAAATGACACTGAAAAATAACAGTTCCTCTTCCATTACCACTGACTGCATTTTCTTTGGGAATAAATCCCCAATCTTCACATAAAGTGGCAACATTTTTTATGATGAAGTGTGGTCTATCCTTCCTATGTTCCAGCACCACATCAACCCCACTCCCTGCTGCCTTGCACACCCCACATATCACACTGAGTGACTGCACTGTTTTTTTAAGATAACCTGTTTTTACATGCCCaatcttattcttttattttttgcacattttaaggttttcatttaaaatgtgttttatcgTTTTGTCCACCTGGCAACCTTAATTCATTTTTCTAGCCTGAAGTCACATACACCACCACCTCTTCATATAGCCATCAGTTATCTCTCCAGCAGAAGTAGGTACTTATTTCTCTGAAATCTAAAAGCAATTTCCATGCAGTTTAATAGGCATAATAATACTATCTAGagaatattgattctttcagtgCCTCATattgtttctcattttattctttactCATAATTATTAACTTTGTTAAAATTAATCCAATTCTAGGTCACCTAAAAGCCAGAGCTTTTATAACTCATGGTGGAAGCAAAGGCATCTATGAGGCAATCTACCATGGGATCCCTATGGTGGGGCTTCCTTTGTTTTTGGAACAGCCTGATAACATTGCTCACATGCAGGTCAAGGGAGCAGCTGTCAGATTGGATTTTGACACAATGTCGAGTACAGATTTGGTGAATGCACTGAAGACAGTAATTAATGATCCTTTGTAAGTATAACAATATTTTTCACTAGCTGGTATTTATAGATAGCTTCTCTTGTTAGTAGTGACAATGAGTTTCATCCTTTTTGTAAGagactaatttttaaagaatttaaatgaTTTAACTAATGGTAAAACTGCTTTTACTTTCTACCAGATAGTAATTTCAAAGTTACATTTGAAACTCATACATTTAATAGGTCACCAATTTCTGCAATAACTGTTCTACACAAAAATAATATTGAAGACATATAGATAATTATTATGAATATACGTTTTTAGAAATTAGAGAATACACAATGAAAAGGAATAATGAACTGGgggaaacataataaaatattcaaatccaGTAAATAACATTTCTGAAAGTATAGCCTATTTTcctaaaaattttattatgatgATTTTAAGAAATTTGATGGGATATAATGTTGGGGTGATCAAACCCAACACCAGGTCATATGAGTGACAGAGTCTGGCagagtcaaaggattgagaaaaagacagtttgagagagaaaggtgggacCAGGGGGCCATCATGATTGTAGAGGCTGCAAAGGCCCACAGCTCTGGGAGCTCACGCTATTTATTGAtaatccaacaaagaaacaggtggtgagaatgtggaggttGAAAGGACAGATACATGATCTACAGCTGTGGTAGTTTAGCATTTATAAggaacatgttctgctacttgagataatgggaataCAATTGATCGAGGAGCCTAGGAAGGCTAGAACCAAGGACAAGCAAGTCTAGAAACATGCCAGAGGACTTTATATCAGATATGTAAGCCCTGACTCAGCTTtcttcccaacactcagctttttccAAACATATAATTTATAAGCATAAAACTCacctatttaaagtgtaaaatttaaatatatttgatgtaTTTAATTGTGAATCCTTCACCATAgtacaattttagaacatttttatgacTCCAAAATAAAACTTATAGTGCATTGTCACTCTCTAAAAACCCCTAGTCtaggaaaatattaatttgttgTCTTTCTTGTTATATTATACTCTCTGTATATTTCATACAAATGAAGTCATACAATTTATGGTGTTTTGTaaatggcttctttcacttcttataattttttttcagtttcaatcATGTTGTTGCACATATCagaactttgtttctttttttgatatataATATTCTTCGGCATGAATACACACTTTGAATTTACACACTTATCAGGTAATGGACACTTTAGTTATTCCAAATTTTTGCTCTCAGGAACATTGTtaagaatagttttttttaaatttattttattattattatactttaagttttagggtacatgtgcacaacatgcaggttggttacatatgtatacatgtgttatgatgtatatgtgctacattttcttaatccagtctatcattgttggacatttgggttggttccaagtctttgctattgtgaatagtgccacaagaaacatacgtgtgcatgtgtctttatagcagcatgatttatagtcctttgggtatatacccagtaatgggatggctgggtcaaatggtatttctagttctagatccctgaggaatcaccacactgacatccacaagggtcgaactagtttacagtcccaccaacagtgtaaaattgttcctatttctccgcatcctctccagcacctgttgtttcctgactttttaatgatttccattctaactggcgtgagatggtatcttattgtggttttgatttgcatttctgtgatggccagtgatgatgagcattttttcatgtgtcttttggctgcataaatgtcttcattcgagaagtgtctgttcatatctttcccCAATATTTggtcaggttatttgtttttttcttgtaaattagttgtagttcattgtagattctggatattagccctttgtcagatgagtagattgcaaaaattttctcccattctgtaggtttcctgttcagtctaatggtagtttcttttgctgtgcagaagctctttagtttaattagattccatttgtcaattttggcttttgtttccattgcttttgatgttttagacatgaagtccttgcccatgcctatgtcctgaaaggtattgcccaggttttcttctagggtttttttatagttttaggtctaacatttaaatctttaatccatcttgaattaatttttgtataagatttaaggaagggatccagtttcagctttctacatatggctagccagctttcccagaaccacttattaaatagggaatcgtttccccatttcttatttttatcaggtttgtaaaagatcaaatggttgtagatgtgtggtattatttctgtaggttctgttctgttccattggtctatatctctgttttggtaccagtaccatgctgttttggttactatagccttgtagtatagtttgaagtcaagtagcatgatgcctccagctttgttctttttgcttgggattttCTTGTCAATGTGGggtcttttttagttccatatgaactttaaagtagatttttccaattttttgaagaaagtcattggtagcttgatggggatggcattgaatctataaattaccttgggcagtatggccattttcatgatattgattcttcctatccatgagcatggaatgctcttccatttgtttgcatcctcttttattttactgAGCATTGGTtggtagctctccttgaagagatccttcacatcccttttaagttggattcctggtattttattctctttgaagcaattgtgaatgggagttcactcattatttggcacTCTGATTTTCtattattagtgtataagaatgcttgtgatttttgcacactgattttgtatcctgagactgttgaagttgcttatccgcttaaggagattttgggctgagatgatggggtcttctaaatatacaaacatgtcatctgcaaacagggacaatttgacttcctctcttcctaattgaatatcctttatttctttctcctgccttattgccctggccagaacttccaacacgatgttgaataggagtggtgagagagggcatccctgtcttgtgccagttttcaaaggaaacgcttccagtttttgcccattcagtataatattggctgtggtttgtcatagatagctcttattattttgagatacgtcccatcaatgcctaatttattgagagtttttagcatgaagagttgttgaattttgtcaaaggccttttctgcatctattaagataatcatgtggtttttctctttggttctgtttatgctggattacatttattgatttgcatatgttgcatcccagggatgaagcccacttgatcatggtggataagcattttaatatgctgctggattcggtttgccagtattttactgaggattttttcatcagtgctcatcaggaatattggtctaaagttctctttttttttgctgtgtctctgccaggctttggtatcaggctgatgttgacctcataaaatgagttagggaggatttcctctttttctattgattggaatagcttcagcaggaatggtaccagctcctccttgtacctctggtagaattcagctgtgaatccacctggtcctggactttttttagttggttaGCTATTAATTGTTGCCTCGATTTCAGAGCCtactattggtctattcagggattcaatttcttcctggtttagtcttgggagggtgtatgtgtcaaggaattcatccatttcttctagattttctagtttatttacatagaggtgtttatagtattctctgatagtagtttgtatttctgtgagatcggcAGTGATatcctctttctcattttttattgcgtctatttgattcttctctcttttcttctttattagtcttgctagcggtctaccaattttgttgatcttttcaaaaaaaccagctcctggattcattaattttttgaaggtttttttgtgtctctatctctttcatttctgctctcatcttagttatttcttgccttctgctagcttttgaatgtgtttgcttttacttctctagttcttttatcggtgatgttagggtgtcaattttagatctttcttgctttctcttgttggcatttagtgctataaatttccctctacacacactttaaatgtgtcccagagattctgctatgttgtgtccttgttctcattggtttcaaaggcatctttatttctgccttcatttcgttatgtacccactagtcattcaggagcaggttgttcaattcccatgtagttgagcagttttgagtgagtttcttaatcctgagttctagtttgattgcactgtggtctgagagacagtttgttataatttctttgcttttacatttgctaaggagtgctttacttccaactatgtggtcaattttggaataagtgtgatgtggtgctgagaagaatatatattctgttgatttgtggtgcagagttctgtagatgtctattagatctgcttggtgcagagctgagttcaattcctagatatccttgttaactttctgttttgttgatgtctaatgttgacagtggggtgttaaaatctttcattattattgtgtgggagtctaagtctctttgtaggtctcta harbors:
- the LOC100442376 gene encoding UDP-glucuronosyltransferase 2B18-like produces the protein MEEFVQSSGENGVVVFSLGSMVSNMTEERTNVIASALAQIPQKVLWRIDGKKTNTLGSNTRLYKWIPRNPILGHLKARAFITHGGSKGIYEAIYHGIPMVGLPLFLEQPDNIAHMQVKGAAVRLDFDTMSSTDLVNALKTVINDPL